The sequence below is a genomic window from Pseudomonas cannabina.
AACTGGAAAAGAGCCAATGGCTGACGCTGGTCGCCTGTCTGGTGTTCGGTAGCCTGACGCTGGCTTTCCATAGCGAAACCTTCCTCAAGTGGAAAGCCCCGGTAGTCAACTGGCTGTTTGCCGTGGCGTTTGCCGGCAGTCATTTTATCGGTGATCGCCCGCTCATCCAGCGCATCATGGGCCACGCGCTGACCCTGCCGGCGGCCATCTGGACAAAACTGAACATCGCCTGGATCATTTTCTTCCTGTTTTGCGGCGCGGCCAACCTGTACGTGGCGTTCACTTATCAGGAATTCTGGGTCGACTTCAAAGTATTCGGCAGCCTGGGCATGACCCTGCTGTTCCTGGTCGGCCAGGGCATCTACTTGTCACGCCACCTGCACGATACCGCCCCCAATACGACCAAATCCGAGGACTGACATGCTCTACGCAATCATTGCCACTGACGTCGAAAACTCGCTGGAAAAACGCATGAGCGTCCGGCCTGCGCACCTCGAGCGTCTGAACGCGCTCAAGGATGCAGGCCACCTGGTCCTGGCTGGCCCGCACCCTGCGGTCGACAGCAACGACCCCGGCGCTGCCGGTTTCAGCGGCAGCCTGATTGTCGCCGAGTTCGAATCACTGAGCGCCGCCAAAGCCTGGGCCGAAGCCGACCCGTTCGTTGCGGCGGGCGTCTATGCCAATGTCGTGGTCAAACCGTTCAAGCAAGTCCTGCCCTGATCTCAGCCTGACCAAACCCTACGCAGCTCTGCTTCCTGATCGAGGCAGGGCTGTGCTGCATGAAGGCAGTGGCCAAAATGAGTGAATCATGAGCGAGCTGTTACTGATCGACGATGACCAGGAGCTCTGCGAGCTGCTAAGCAGTTGGCTGAGTCAGGAAGGTTTTCAGGTGCGTGCCTGCCACGATGGCTCCAGCGCGCGCAAGGCGTTGGCCGATTCAGCGCCGTCTGCGGTGGTGCTGGACGTCATGCTGCCCGATGGCAGTGGTCTGGAGTTGCTCAAGCAGTTGCGTTCCGAACACCTGGACCTTCCGGTAGTGATGCTGTCAGCACGCGGCGAGCCGCTTGACCGCATTCTCGGGCTGGAACTGGGCGCTGACGATTACCTGGCAAAACCCTGCGACCCGCGTGAACTCACCGCCCGCCTGCGCGCGGTACTGCGCCGCAGCCATCCGGTTGCGTCGTCCACCCAGCTCGAGCTGGGCGACCTGACCTTCAGCCCGATGCGTGGCGTGGTCAGCGTCGATGAAAAGGAATTGACCCTTACGGTGTCCGAGAGTCGCCTGCTGGAAGCGCTGATGCGTCAACCCGGCGAGCCGCTGGACAAGCAGGAACTGGCGCAATTGGCACTGGGCCGCAAACTGACGCTTTATGACCGCAGCCTCGACATGCACGTCAGCAACCTGCGCAAGAAGATCGGACCGCACGCTGATGGCCGGCCGCGCATCGTCGCCCTGCGCAGTCGCGGGTATTATTATGCTCTTTGAGCAGCGGCAAGCGGCAAGCAAAGCGCTTCT
It includes:
- a CDS encoding septation protein A gives rise to the protein MKQFIDFIPLLLFFIVYKTEPRAVDILGNSYTFGGIFSATAMLIISSVVVYSILYIKQRKLEKSQWLTLVACLVFGSLTLAFHSETFLKWKAPVVNWLFAVAFAGSHFIGDRPLIQRIMGHALTLPAAIWTKLNIAWIIFFLFCGAANLYVAFTYQEFWVDFKVFGSLGMTLLFLVGQGIYLSRHLHDTAPNTTKSED
- a CDS encoding YciI family protein; the encoded protein is MLYAIIATDVENSLEKRMSVRPAHLERLNALKDAGHLVLAGPHPAVDSNDPGAAGFSGSLIVAEFESLSAAKAWAEADPFVAAGVYANVVVKPFKQVLP
- a CDS encoding response regulator transcription factor; protein product: MSELLLIDDDQELCELLSSWLSQEGFQVRACHDGSSARKALADSAPSAVVLDVMLPDGSGLELLKQLRSEHLDLPVVMLSARGEPLDRILGLELGADDYLAKPCDPRELTARLRAVLRRSHPVASSTQLELGDLTFSPMRGVVSVDEKELTLTVSESRLLEALMRQPGEPLDKQELAQLALGRKLTLYDRSLDMHVSNLRKKIGPHADGRPRIVALRSRGYYYAL